A region from the Camarhynchus parvulus chromosome 23, STF_HiC, whole genome shotgun sequence genome encodes:
- the LOC115912785 gene encoding cAMP-dependent protein kinase inhibitor beta-like — MTEVEPVLDFASSGRTGRRNALPDILGSPAGVSPADLPLKLAEMSLSAGSAQDMQSPSAEAPPPQPPSPELKDTS, encoded by the exons ATGACCGAGGTGGAACCCGTGCTGGACTTCGCATCCTCCGGCAGGACGGGCCGGCGTAATGCCCTGCCCGACATCCTGGGCTCGCCCGCCGGCGTCAGCCCCGCCGACCTGCCCCTCAAACTGGCCGAGATGTCCCTGAGCGCAG gcagtgcccaggacaTGCAGTCGCCCTCGGCGGAGGCGCCCCCTCCGCAGCCGCCCAGCCCCGAGCTGAAGGACACGTCCTAA